Within Acidimicrobiia bacterium, the genomic segment AAGATGGTGCCTCTGAACCCCGATTGAACTTTCCATCCTCACCTCCGAATTGTTTAGAAGACGGGGCCAACTACGAAGCCGTCTTCGACACGACCGCTGGGGAAATTCGCGTTGCACTAAATAGCGACGACACCCCAGGGACAGTGAACAACTTCGTGTTCTTGGCGCGTTACGGCTACTACGACGGTACCGAGATCTTCCGTTCCGATCCTTCCATCGATATTTTGCAGGGCGGTGCTCCTCACACCAACTCAGCCTCTGACCCTGGACCTGGCTACACGATTGCCGATGAAGGCAGTGACTGGACCTATGAACCTGGTGATCTGGTGATGGCCCGCACCGCTGCCCCCGACTCGGCAGGTGCCCAGTTCTTCTTCTCGACCGGCGACAACACCGCCAACTTGAATAGCCAAGGTACCTACGTGGTCTTTGGCAAAACCACGGCGGGTCTCGACGTGTTGGAGGCCATTATGGACACTCACGAAGATGACCCCTCAAGCGGCCTTGGTGGTCACCCCAATCCCGTTCCGGTGATCAACAAGGTGACCATCGTCCAAAACTAAAAAGCTAGCTAGCTTTCTACCTAGTGCTGGTCGGCTCTTTCGCCAATTGCTCTTTCGGGTGCTCTTTCGGGTGCTCTGTCGAGGAACCGCTAAGCGGAGATTGTTTTAAGTCAAGGGCGGCAACGCGTTGAGATCGGCCGTGTGGCCGCCCACGTAAACATGCACGGCACCAGCACCTTCGCTAGACCAGCCAGCATCACTTCGGTGGATAAGAGCGCTACGGCGTTCCACCCCAACCACTGGCATGCCTGGGGGTGCCAAATCGATGGTCCGATGGACCTTGTCGCTTGACCATTCATCAAAGCCGGGAATCATGGTAAAGCCGTCGAGCAAGGCCAAACCTTGGGTGAAAGCACCACCACGAGTATCAACCATGTGCCGGAAGAGAACACTGCCACTCGCCGCGGAGGCCGCCAACACATTCCCGGCATGCCACGTAGCGATTATGGCTTCTAGAGCCAACGAATCGCTTAGGACCGAGCGAACATGCATGGGGGAACCACCGCTTGACCCGCCGCCCAGATAAACGAATCGGGCTTCAGCGATGACTTCGGCTGTACTGGGGTTCATGGC encodes:
- a CDS encoding peptidylprolyl isomerase gives rise to the protein MSPSPKRQRQRERQQQARAQAAVEEKKQQQKRTWLGIGGIVALVVVLALAFSIFGGGNDSKSDDEGAATSTTTAGTDNDTDDVECPPEDGASEPRLNFPSSPPNCLEDGANYEAVFDTTAGEIRVALNSDDTPGTVNNFVFLARYGYYDGTEIFRSDPSIDILQGGAPHTNSASDPGPGYTIADEGSDWTYEPGDLVMARTAAPDSAGAQFFFSTGDNTANLNSQGTYVVFGKTTAGLDVLEAIMDTHEDDPSSGLGGHPNPVPVINKVTIVQN